A window from Theropithecus gelada isolate Dixy chromosome 1, Tgel_1.0, whole genome shotgun sequence encodes these proteins:
- the LOC112610372 gene encoding olfactory receptor 2L8-like: MENYNQTSTDFILLGLFLPSRIGLLLFILIVLIFLMALFGNLSMILLIFLDTHLHTPMYFLLSQLSLIDLSYISTIVPKMASDFLHGNKSISFIGCGIQSFFFLALGGAEALLLASMAYDRYIAVCFPLHYLIRMSKRVCVLMITGSWIIGSINACAHTVYILHIPYCQSRAINHFFCDVPAMVTLACTDTWVYEGTVFLSTTIFLVFPFIGISCSYGRVLLAVYRMKSAEGRKKAYLTCSTHLTVVTFYYAPFVYTYLRPRSLRSPTEDKVLAVFYTILTPIIYSLRNKEVMGALTRVSQRLCSVKM; the protein is encoded by the coding sequence ATGGAAAATTACAATCAAACATCAACTGATTTCATCTTATTGGGGTTGTTCCTGCCATCAAGAATTGGCCTTTTGCTCTTCATCCTCATTGTTCTCATTTTCCTAATGGCTCTATTTGGAAACCTATCCATGATTCTTCTCATCTTTTTGGACACCCACCTCCACACACCCATGTATTTCCTACTTAGTCAGCTCTCCCTCATTGACCTAAGTTACATCTCCACCATTGTTCCTAAGATGGCTTCTGATTTTCTGCATGGAAACAAGTCTATCTCCTTCATTGGGTGTGGGATTCAGAGTTTCTTCTTCTTGGCATTAGGAGGTGCAGAAGCACTACTTTTGGCATCTATGGCCTATGATCGTTACATTGCTGTTTGCTTTCCTCTTCACTATCTCATCCGCATGAGCAAAAGAGTGTGTGTGCTGATGATAACAGGATCTTGGATCATAGGCTCTATCAATGCTTGTGCTCACACTGTATATATTCTCCATATTCCTTATTGCCAATCCAGGGCCATCAATCATTTCTTCTGTGATGTCCCGGCCATGGTGACTCTGGCCTGCACGGACACCTGGGTTTATGAGGGCACAGTGTTTTTGAGCACCACCATCTTTCTGGTGTTTCCCTTCATTGGTATTTCATGTTCCTATGGCCGGGTTCTCCTTGCTGTCTACCGCATGAAATCtgcagaagggaggaagaaggccTACCTGACCTGCAGCACCCACCTCACTGTAGTAACTTTCTACTATGCACCTTTTGTCTACACCTATCTGCGTCCAAGATCCCTGCGATCTCCAACAGAGGACAAGGTTCTGGCTGTTTTCTACACCATCCTCACCCCAATCATCTACAGCCTGAGAAACAAGGAGGTGATGGGGGCCCTGACACGAGTGAGTCAGAGACTCTGCTCTGTGAAAATGTAG
- the LOC112609326 gene encoding olfactory receptor 2L13-like, producing MEKWNHTSNDFILLGLLPPNQTGIFLLCLIILIFFLASMGNSAMIHLIHVDPRLHTPMYFLLSQLSLMDLMHISTTVPKMAHDFLSGQKGISFLGCGVQSFFLTMACSEGLLLTSMAYDRYVAICHPLHYPIRMSKTMCVKTIVGSWTLGSINSLAHTVYALHIPYCRSRAIDHFFCDVPAMLLLACTDTWVYEYMVFVSTSLYLLFPFIGITASYGRVLSAVYHMRSKEGRIKAFTTVSTHLTVVVFYYAPFVYTYLRPRNLRSPAEDKILAVFYTILTPMLNPIIYSLRNKEVLGAMTRVFGIFFFLKE from the coding sequence ATGGAGAAATGGAATCACACTtcaaatgatttcattttgttgGGTCTGCTTCCCCCAAATCAAACTGGAATATTCCTCTTGTGCCTTATCATCCTCATATTCTTTCTGGCCTCGATGGGTAACTCGGCCATGATTCACCTCATCCACGTGGATCCTCGTCTCCACACACCCATGTACTTTCTTCTCAGCCAGCTCTCCCTCATGGACCTGATGCACATCTCCACCACCGTCCCCAAGATGGCGCACGACTTCCTGTCCGGCCAGAAAGGCATCTCCTTCCTGGGATGCGGTGTGCAAAGCTTCTTCCTGACTATGGCGTGTTCTGAAGGCTTACTCCTGACCTCCATGGCCTACGACCGTTATGTGGCCATCTGCCACCCTCTCCATTATCCCATCCGCATGAGTAAAACGATGTGTGTGAAGACGATCGTAGGCTCTTGGACCCTGGGGTCCATCAACTCCTTGGCACACACAGTCTATGCCCTTCATATTCCTTACTGCAGGTCTAGAGCTATTGACCATTTCTTCTGCGATGTCCCAGCCATGCTGCTTCTTGCCTGTACCGATACTTGGGTCTATGAATATATGGTTTTTGTAAGTACAAGCCTCtatctcctttttcctttcattgGCATCACTGCTTCCTATGGCCGAGTCCTATCTGCTGTCTATCATATGCGTTCAAAGGAGGGAAGAATAAAGGCCTTCACCACCGTATCGACACATTTAACTGTTGTGGTCTTTTACTATGCACCTTTTGTCTACACCTATCTTCGGCCAAGGAATCTCCGCTCACCAGCTGAAGACAAGATCCTGGCAGTTTTCTACACCATCCTTACCCCCATGCTCAATCCCATTATCTACAGCCTGAGGAATAAGGAAGTCCTGGGGGCCATGACAAGAGTGTTTGGGATATTCTTTTTCCTGAAAGAATAA